The genomic DNA CTTTTAGATGTAGGATATTTGGTTGGTAATTAGGTTCTTGTTGTGATGAACATACAAAGGATCTTTATTCTATGCCTTGGACCGTAAGAAACCAGAAGGTGACAGAAGAGAGAGAGCTGGCTGAACTGAACTGAACTGAACCGAACATTTTAGCTTCATCTAATGTTGAAGGACTTATAGCCAGAACTGCCTGGTAAGTTCATCTGAATCCTGCATTGAGTTTCCTTAGGTTGATGTTGTCCTTTGCTGTGACTGCTTCCCTCATTGGCAGTTTCCGGGTTGGTTTTCCGGCGCCGTTCATTGTGTCCAGCCAACCGCCTGCGGCAGCTTCTTTTAGACTCATCAAACTCTACCAAGTCATGGAACCTGCACAGCATAACTCGTCATTGATCATTGCGTAGTATATCTATGATATGAAATAATGAATAGTTTCTTCTTTTTGCAGAAATTTAGGATGAGAAAATGACGCTCTAGTCCAAGATATTTAACATTAGTTTTTCACTTACAAAAATAGAATTGTTAATTTGAAGCAATGTTTTAAAACCAGATCGAAGTGTCCGATTCAACAGATTGAAATGGGAATCGGCCAATTCGCCGGTATTAAATCCGCTGGTTGATTTAATCTCAGTTATACAATAGGTTGAACCAGTTGAAGTGACTcgtctgatttttattttttgcatctcttaattatttttgtttgcttttctaatttatttatttttcatatggtTCAACTGTGATTGAACCGAGTGAGCTAAGTAAAACCATAACCTTAAGGTCTCACGGTCTAATATTTTgtccaatttttaaaacattagttTTATGTAAATGTGAGCTAAAAAAACAGATCATAGGAAAACATGACCAACCTAtaaagcacggacactcctcagaTTAGGCGTGAtccggtgtcggacacgtgtcatgtccgacacgacactgacactgacacttgtaattacactaaattatgtgaatttttcaaattattagctgtgttGGCGTGTTAGTGtctgtgtcgtgtccggtgtccgtgtctagatccgtgcttcatagtgaCCGACTCTACCACCTATAAacatgtcaaaagaaaaaacaaattattgatGAGTGTTAGAGAAAATGGTGTAGATATAAGATTGAAGACCTGCTACATTGTTGACAAAACCTCTGCCTCATCCCTGCAACCACCACAACAGGTGCCTTGGAATGAAACTCGCACACTTTATGGCGGCGATGATATCTCTTTGCATCAGTCAAATCAGCTCCACACCTCTCTGCTTGGCAACAGGGTGGAGAAACACCGCCGCCACCTCCTCTTCTCCCGCCACCGacccctttcttcttctcttcttcagTCAGACTAACATCACCCTCCTCCTCTTCTACTTCATTTTCCATTTCTTCTTCCACCATGTTGTTCCTTCTCATCTTTTCCATCATCAATGTTCTCTTCCTCTCAATACTCCTAGCTTCCATTGTTTTGTGAGAGCTGAACTGACAATGGCTATAAGGGAGGAGCTAGCAAGTTATATGATAGAATAGAAGAAGAAGCAAGAGTTTTGGGAACAATGAAGTGAAAGAGGTTGTTTATATGAAGCAGAAAGGGGGAAAGAATGTGCAAAGTGTGTGTGGACCACAAgcttcattgttttattttttttaaattgtgttaCTAAAAGGTATGGGAACCAAGAGCACTAAGATACATGGTTCAGATCGCTTTTAACttaatcaaaaaatttagatttcaaCGCagtatttttaaaacttttgagGAAGAGTTTTGTCGTACATTGTTGTCTTATTCGACTCAACGAATTAGTACACAGTTTCATGCTGAGTATACtcgaattaaaagaaaaatactatAGTGTATGGAAACAGTGCATTAAGTAGGGTGTTAAATAATGGTTTTGTCTTTAAAAAATAAGCTaataatgaaatgtttaaactttaaatgCAGGGAAGTGAGGAGTGGGTATACTTTGATGGATGTTGAATGAAGTGAGTGTTGAAAGAGATAGTTCTGCTGTCAGATAAAATAAATCCAAGCACGTCACTCATAAACGCTTAACTATTAGTAATCAAGGAATTACTAATGAGGAGAAAAAGATtatgcttttgttttttgttgttattttgttcATGTTGTGATTTCTGATGCCACACATATAAAGGACCCATATCACATGCATACCCAACCAACCTCTCTTGTGCGATACTTCTGATCAAAGGTGTTTAAGTATTCAATACTGATACTTGTAATTATACTAATTTGAatgatttcattttcttaaaatttatcaatgtATATGTGTCATTGTCGTGTACGGTACTTGTGTCTGTGTCTATGTTTGTGCTTCGGAGCAATCAACTCTTGCATCAAATTCTTTGCAAttaaaataagggaaatgttaaacGGTGCCCTGAGCATTGGTTAAGGTTactaaaaatggaatttatatAGTAACTATTGCATTGAAATTTATGTAATTAATTCATAAATAAGTTAACAAAGTTtccttttataataataaatacttttttttttgtatatttaactAGTGCCCGGAAGCACCAGTTAGCATgactttaaaataaaagtaaatagcaAAGTTGATGATGTTTTGCATTTATaacatgattaaaaaataactgGAATGTTATTAGTAGTAATAAATGAACAGTACTTCCTACAGACTGCataattaaaacaatattattCATCAGAAAGGAAATAGCAATAATGCTAGTGTAGACTTTTGCAAAGAAGACTTGGTTGCAAGAGGAATCATAATTCAAAGAGCAGTTAAAAatatttgggttaaatatgtttttggtccttataaatataccaacttttcgttttaatccctctaaaattttctttcaacttttagtccctataaaattttgagtCACTACTTTTGTTCCTATTTCaaagtaaattttagtatttttttttttaataaaattgtacagaaatgtgtagaatattgtaaaaacatttccaaaaaaaattagaattttttaagtgaacataaattatatatgaatttttaaccataaataatataaaaattcatattaaattcatattttgttaaaaaattctaattttttttgggaaagattcttataatattatgaatttttctggaaaatttgattcaaaaatatgaattctacatatgagtttactttaaaagagggaccaaaagtgaagatggaaaattttttagggactaaaagttgaaggaaaattttagaaggattaaaacgaaaaagttggtatatttatagggaccaataacatatttaacccaaaatattttacaaagaaattcATTGCTACTTTTGCAAAGAAGACTTGATTGTAAGAGGAATCATAATTCAAAGAgcagttaaaaatattttacaaagaaattcATTGCTATTATGACAAGGGTTACTGAAAAGAAGTACATGATTAAAGATTGTGAATTGATTTAGGTAGTTAtggtttgtatttttcttttttctttcgtAACAGATTATTctagtttaacttcttaaaaaaaaaacctttcaaTTCTCGAAAGAAATTGATCTTTAGCCAGTTGTTTCTTTGATTTGGGATCAAACTCAGATACTTcagaataatttaattttaactgaaatttatatattaacCCCTTGAGATCAAGATCAGTTGTCTCTTTCTAAGTTTTAGTCAACCGTAtttggttattattatttttttctttctttttttgaaaacttgGTGTCCGATCTAAGGACCGATTAATTCGAGGGTACCAATCCTACTGTCTACTTGCAGGGGCTCCGTTCTAAGCCAGAGCAAAGCTCTGTATGAACTTTTCCCTCGAAATTGGCActagagggaatcgaacctgagac from Medicago truncatula cultivar Jemalong A17 chromosome 8, MtrunA17r5.0-ANR, whole genome shotgun sequence includes the following:
- the LOC25502503 gene encoding squamosa promoter-binding protein 1 — encoded protein: MEARSIERKRTLMMEKMRRNNMVEEEMENEVEEEEGDVSLTEEEKKKGVGGGRRGGGGGVSPPCCQAERCGADLTDAKRYHRRHKVCEFHSKAPVVVVAGMRQRFCQQCSRFHDLVEFDESKRSCRRRLAGHNERRRKTNPETANEGSSHSKGQHQPKETQCRIQMNLPGSSGYKSFNIR